A portion of the Gasterosteus aculeatus chromosome 12, fGasAcu3.hap1.1, whole genome shotgun sequence genome contains these proteins:
- the nfat5b gene encoding nuclear factor of activated T-cells 5 isoform X1 produces MPSDFITLFSGDLDLSPPKSFYSKESAYDLLPRELQLPSFTQQSLKVMSQTSGGEAGPPPSAALASDAMSSMTMEGPRSAFPTSSTQTMRSSPSASDPVHCGTVDPEDARSSRVVPEVMGADGGTGSGRSSSEPRGVRGGTSQEAQPHHQMTPSKRRTVLNISPPPQDLLDDSRMSCQDGTSLDSEQSNSIWMEDSLSNFSIVSAVSYNDNNEVPRKSRKRTPRQRPGPKSAGRGESSMDVFDADSAKGPHFVLSQLGPDNKTGSKGSSSNDPQTTNQKGGSLSKQYPQRSEGKEVRILVQPETQHRARYLTEGSRGSVKDRTQQGFPTIKLEGVNEPVFLQVFVANDTGRVKPHGFYQACRVTGRNTTACKEVDIDGTTVIEVSLDPSTNMTLAVDCVGILKLRNADVEARIGVAGSKKKSTRARLVFRVNIPRPDGSVLTLQTPSHPILCTQPAGVPEILKKSLHSCSVRGGEEVFIIGKNFLKDTKVIFQEKVSDEKSWKAEAEIDMELFHQNHVIVKVPPYQNQSITSSVCVGIYVVTNAGRSHDVQPFTYTPDSAKSDVPVKKEVPSPVKTCSVDEQIKDGDLMPPMLRLVKREHVTPMEVTSNIQSSGVFKTSDLCPPQQNPDMTAGHLNKNRPFSNNLSQPAGEPDQSQPPVFPNAEPLGTIQKQDMAATGSFSVPVESLLQQGPRQFLLEPIEGLGQDRLGDGSGSVGSLCGEPAPQQQQLPLFPPDEVAQLEEAVRQLKAKGFCNMDNSMAKHQQQHHLQHQQRIQKQQIQQQQIQQQQLQQQQALETLQQQLFQSQIQMQCGMFQDAPQAKNAEQQGPSQGVVPNQGTLFQQAQQQQQQQQQHQQQQQQQQQQHQQQQQQQQQQQAALFQQASELLSIQTNFLQQTPAHPSPPMFHNPSSLAETQDSQGTLFQKASQEQVQAALFQNTMTVLQSPDQQPSTPGLFLPQTSLSSQLATSSAQQQQQQQQQQQQQQQQQLAFLSALQAPASEPQSVFQAQTQLPPIPQRSPMEQHQPSQPQPHAQPAQQASLFQNMPPHPSANTLSAGQQQQAGLLFCNNPLSAPEQASSLLFSSQGQMPPLTSSSLVSQEPPNTSLLFSQAGMVTVNQQDRSEPMALGNPADPRQRVVMFQEQQPMQLGSSSNNRQVQPVGLYMPQSNMGSLQGALATQELAQSAMFASQNGVANLQTTTSSPVQQPGTLFQTAVSGSVNQPSQPQQPGLFLFGIQNECDHLMNAPGNTLSDQIIAISQSGQNQRESEAHIKALLNQSLSQSGPVPNSLAASQNMEKMDDLLVSLQESGGNLTRSY; encoded by the exons ATGCCCTCTGACTTTATCACCCTTTTCAGCGGGGACCTCGACCTGAGTCCTCCCAAATCCTTCTACTCTAAAG AATCTGCGTATGACCTTCTTCCCAGAGAGCTACAGCTGCCTTCTTTCACCCAGCAGAGCCTGAAAGTCATGAGTCAAACGAGCGGCGGAGAGGCAGGGCCTCCCCCTTCAGCTGCTTTAGCATCAG ATGCCATGTCCTCTATGACCATGGAAGGCCCCCGCAGTGCTTTTCCCACCTCGTCCACCCAAACCATGCGTTCCAGTCCTTCAGCCAGTGACCCGGTCCACTGCGGCACTGTTGACCCGGAGGACGCAAGGAGCAGCCGAGTGGTCCCTGAGGTCATGGGGGCAGACGGTGGCACTGGTAGCGGCAGGAGTAGCAGCGAGCCACGAGGAGTAAGAGGCGGAACGTCCCAGGAGGCCCAGCCACATCATCAGATGACCCCGTCCAAGCGCCGCACTGTGCTGAACATCTCTCCACCTCCACAAGACCTGCTGGATGACAGCCGGATGTCTTGCCAGGATGGAACGTCCCTGGATTCGGAGCAGAGTAACAGCATCTGGATGGAAGACTCTCTCTCCAACTTCAGCATCGTAAGCGCTGTTTCTTACAATGACAACAATGAGGTGCCACGGAAGTCCCGCAAACGTACGCCTCGTCAGAGGCCTGGCCCTAAGTCTGCAGGACGCGGGGAGTCCAGCATGGACGTGTTCGACGCAGACAGTGCCAAAGGTCCACACTTTGTACTGTCACAGCTAGGCCCTGACAACAAGACTGGATCCAAAGGAAG CAGCTCAAATGATCCTCAGACAACGAACCAGAAAGGAGGATCACTTTCGAAGCAATACCCACAAAGAAGTGAGGGGAAGGAAGTGAGGATCCTCGTCCAGCCAGAGACTCAGCACCGAGCGCGCTATCTGACTGAAGGCAGCAGAGGGTCGGTGAAGGACCGCACTCAACAGGGCTTTCCCACAATAAAG CTGGAGGGAGTGAATGAGCCGGTGTTCTTGCAGGTGTTTGTGGCCAACGACACTGGACGTGTGAAGCCTCATGGTTTTTATCAAGCTTGCAGGGTTACTGGTCGCAACACCACAGCCTGCAAAGAGGTGGACATTGATGGGACAACTGTCATCGAGGTGTCCCTTGATCCAAGCACCAACATGACACTAGC GGTGGACTGTGTTGGGATCTTAAAGCTCCGTAACGCTGACGTCGAGGCTCGTATTGGTGTGGCAGGATCGAAGAAGAAGAGCACTCGCGCTCGGCTGGTGTTTCGGGTCAATATCCCCCGTCCAGATGGATCAGTTCTCACACTACAGACTCCCTCACATCCAATCCTGTGTA CTCAGCCTGCAGGAGTTCCTGAAATCCTGAAGAAGTCACTACACAGTTGTTCAGTGAGAGGCGGCGAAGAGGTCTTTATCATTGGAAAAAACTTTCTGAAAGACACCAAAGTCATTTTTCAGGAGAAAGTCTCTG ATGAGAAATCGTGGAAGGCAGAGGCTGAGATTGACATGGAGCTGTTTCACCAG AATCACGTGATCGTGAAGGTGCCTCCGTACCAGAACCAATCCATCACctcttcagtgtgtgtggggaTCTATGTGGTGACAAATGCTGGGAGATCCCATGATGTTCAGCCCTTTACCTACACTCCAGATTCAG CAAAGAGTGATGTTCCTGTGAAGAAAGAGGTGCCTTCTCCAGTGAAGACTTGCTCAGTTGATGAACAAATTAAAG ATGGCGACTTGATGCCTCCGATGTTGCGTTTAGTGAAGAGAGAACATGTCACTCCGATGGAGGTCACCAGCAACATCCAATCTTCTGGTGTATTCAAG aCTAGTGACCTGTGCCCCCCACAGCAGAACCCAGACATGACTGCAGGCCacctaaataaaaacagaccATTCTCCAACAACCTGTCTCAGCCTGCAGGCGAACCCGACCAAAGCCAGCCTCCTGTTTTCCCCAACGCAGAGCCCTTAGGCACAATTCAGAAGCAGGACATGGCGGCCACCGGCTCCTTCTCTGTGCCCGTGGAATCTCTGCTCCAGCAAGGACCACGGCAGTTCCTCCTGGAGCCCATAGAGGGTCTCGGACAGGACAGGCTCGGCGACGGCTCTGGATCTGTGGGGAGTCTGTGTGGAGAACCTGCACCTCAACAGCAGCAACTGCCTCTTTTCCCCCCAGACGAAGTAgcccagctggaggaggcagTGAGGCAGCTTAAAGCCAAAGGGTTCTGTAACATGGACAACTCGATGGccaaacaccagcagcagcaccaccttcAGCACCAACAACGTATCCAGAAACAGCAAATTCAGCAGCAACAAATCCAGCAACAacagcttcagcagcagcaagcGTTGGAGACtttacagcagcagctgtttcagTCACAGATTCAGATGCAGTGTGGCATGTTTCAGGACGCCCCTCAGGCCAAGAACGCAGAGCAGCAGGGCCCGTCACAGGGGGTGGTGCCGAACCAAGGGACACTTTTTCAACAggcccaacaacaacagcagcagcagcaacaacaccaacagcagcagcagcagcaacagcaacaacaccaacagcagcagcagcagcagcagcagcaacaagcaGCTCTCTTTCAGCAGGCTAGTGAATTGCTCTCGATTCAGACCAACTTTCTCCAGCAGACCCCAGCACACCCTTCCCCACCCATGTTCCACAACCCCAGTTCTTTGGCTGAAACGCAAGATTCACAGGGAACTTTGTTCCAGAAAGCCTCTCAGGAGCAGGTCCAGGCCGCTCTCTTCCAAAACACCATGACAGTACTGCAGTCTCCGGACCAACAGCCATCCACCCCTGGACTTTTCCTCCCTCAGACATCCCTGTCTTCTCAGCTCGCAACCAGTAgtgctcaacaacaacaacagcagcagcagcagcagcaacaacaacagcagcagcagctggccttTCTCAGTGCTCTACAAGCGCCCGCCTCTGAACCACAATCTGTGTTTCAGGCTCAAACCCAGCTCCCCCCAATCCCACAGAGAAGCCCGATGGAGCAGCATCAGCCTTCCCAGCCTCAGCCCCACGCACAGCCGGCCCAGCAGGCCTCCCTGTTTCAGAACATGCCCCCACACCCGTCTGCGAACACGCTTTCAgccggccagcagcagcaggcgggcCTGCTGTTCTGCAACAACCCCCTGTCCGCTCCGGAACAGGCCTCCAGCCTGCTGTTCAGCAGCCAGGGCCAGATGCCACCGCTGACCAGCAGCAGCTTGGTCTCCCAAGAGCCCCCAAACACCTCTCTGCTCTTTTCCCAGGCAGGCATGGTGACAGTAAACCAGCAGGATCGTTCCGAGCCCATGGCCTTAGGAAACCCCGCCGATCCACGGCAGCGAGTCGTGATGTTTCAGGAGCAGCAGCCGATGCAGCTGGGCAGCAGCTCAAACAACCGGCAGGTGCAACCTGTGGGCCTCTATATGCCTCAGTCCAACATGGGCTCTCTGCAGGGGGCGCTGGCTACTCAGGAGCTCGCACAGTCCGCCATGTTTGCCTCACAGAACGGCGTGGCGAACCTCCAGACGACCACCTCCTCCCCCGTTCAACAGCCGGGGACTCTGTTTCAGACGGCTGTCAGTGGGAGCGTCAATCAGCCCAGCCAGCCTCAACAACCTGGCCTCTTCCTTTTTGGGATTCAGAACG AATGTGACCACCTGATGAACGCGCCGGGAAACACGCTGTCGGATCAGATTATTGCCATTAGCCAGTCTGGTCAGAACCAAAGAGAGAGTGAAGCGCACATCAAGGCTCTGCTCAACCAGTCCCTGTCTCAATCTGGGCCCGTGCCGAACAGCTTGGCCGCCTCTCAGAACATGGAGAAGATGGATGACCTGCTGGTCAGCTTGCAGGAGTCCGGCGGCAACTTAACTCGCTCGTACTAA
- the nfat5b gene encoding nuclear factor of activated T-cells 5 isoform X5, translated as MPSDFITLFSGDLDLSPPKSFYSKESAYDLLPRELQLPSFTQQSLKVMSQTSGGEAGPPPSAALASDAMSSMTMEGPRSAFPTSSTQTMRSSPSASDPVHCGTVDPEDARSSRVVPEVMGADGGTGSGRSSSEPRGVRGGTSQEAQPHHQMTPSKRRTVLNISPPPQDLLDDSRMSCQDGTSLDSEQSNSIWMEDSLSNFSIVSAVSYNDNNEVPRKSRKRTPRQRPGPKSAGRGESSMDVFDADSAKGPHFVLSQLGPDNKTGSKGSSSNDPQTTNQKGGSLSKQYPQRSEGKEVRILVQPETQHRARYLTEGSRGSVKDRTQQGFPTIKLEGVNEPVFLQVFVANDTGRVKPHGFYQACRVTGRNTTACKEVDIDGTTVIEVSLDPSTNMTLAVDCVGILKLRNADVEARIGVAGSKKKSTRARLVFRVNIPRPDGSVLTLQTPSHPILCTQPAGVPEILKKSLHSCSVRGGEEVFIIGKNFLKDTKVIFQEKVSDEKSWKAEAEIDMELFHQNHVIVKVPPYQNQSITSSVCVGIYVVTNAGRSHDVQPFTYTPDSAKSDVPVKKEVPSPVKTCSVDEQIKDGDLMPPMLRLVKREHVTPMEVTSNIQSSGVFKQTSDLCPPQQNPDMTAGHLNKNRPFSNNLSQPAGEPDQSQPPVFPNAEPLGTIQKQDMAATGSFSVPVESLLQQGPRQFLLEPIEGLGQDRLGDGSGSVGSLCGEPAPQQQQLPLFPPDEVAQLEEAVRQLKAKGFCNMDNSMAKHQQQHHLQHQQRIQKQQIQQQQIQQQQLQQQQALETLQQQLFQSQIQMQCGMFQDAPQAKNAEQQGPSQGVVPNQGTLFQQAQQQQQQQQQHQQQQQQQQQQHQQQQQQQQQQQAALFQQASELLSIQTNFLQQTPAHPSPPMFHNPSSLAETQDSQGTLFQKASQEQVQAALFQNTMTVLQSPDQQPSTPGLFLPQTSLSSQLATSSAQQQQQQQQQQQQQQQQQLAFLSALQAPASEPQSVFQAQTQLPPIPQRSPMEQHQPSQPQPHAQPAQQASLFQNMPPHPSANTLSAGQQQQAGLLFCNNPLSAPEQASSLLFSSQGQMPPLTSSSLVSQEPPNTSLLFSQAGMVTVNQQDRSEPMALGNPADPRQRVVMFQEQQPMQLGSSSNNRQVQPVGLYMPQSNMGSLQGALATQELAQSAMFASQNGVANLQTTTSSPVQQPGTLFQTAVSGSVNQPSQPQQPGLFLFGIQNECDHLMNAPGNTLSDQIIAISQSGQNQRESEAHIKALLNQSLSQSGPVPNSLAASQNMEKMDDLLVSLQESGGNLTRSY; from the exons ATGCCCTCTGACTTTATCACCCTTTTCAGCGGGGACCTCGACCTGAGTCCTCCCAAATCCTTCTACTCTAAAG AATCTGCGTATGACCTTCTTCCCAGAGAGCTACAGCTGCCTTCTTTCACCCAGCAGAGCCTGAAAGTCATGAGTCAAACGAGCGGCGGAGAGGCAGGGCCTCCCCCTTCAGCTGCTTTAGCATCAG ATGCCATGTCCTCTATGACCATGGAAGGCCCCCGCAGTGCTTTTCCCACCTCGTCCACCCAAACCATGCGTTCCAGTCCTTCAGCCAGTGACCCGGTCCACTGCGGCACTGTTGACCCGGAGGACGCAAGGAGCAGCCGAGTGGTCCCTGAGGTCATGGGGGCAGACGGTGGCACTGGTAGCGGCAGGAGTAGCAGCGAGCCACGAGGAGTAAGAGGCGGAACGTCCCAGGAGGCCCAGCCACATCATCAGATGACCCCGTCCAAGCGCCGCACTGTGCTGAACATCTCTCCACCTCCACAAGACCTGCTGGATGACAGCCGGATGTCTTGCCAGGATGGAACGTCCCTGGATTCGGAGCAGAGTAACAGCATCTGGATGGAAGACTCTCTCTCCAACTTCAGCATCGTAAGCGCTGTTTCTTACAATGACAACAATGAGGTGCCACGGAAGTCCCGCAAACGTACGCCTCGTCAGAGGCCTGGCCCTAAGTCTGCAGGACGCGGGGAGTCCAGCATGGACGTGTTCGACGCAGACAGTGCCAAAGGTCCACACTTTGTACTGTCACAGCTAGGCCCTGACAACAAGACTGGATCCAAAGGAAG CAGCTCAAATGATCCTCAGACAACGAACCAGAAAGGAGGATCACTTTCGAAGCAATACCCACAAAGAAGTGAGGGGAAGGAAGTGAGGATCCTCGTCCAGCCAGAGACTCAGCACCGAGCGCGCTATCTGACTGAAGGCAGCAGAGGGTCGGTGAAGGACCGCACTCAACAGGGCTTTCCCACAATAAAG CTGGAGGGAGTGAATGAGCCGGTGTTCTTGCAGGTGTTTGTGGCCAACGACACTGGACGTGTGAAGCCTCATGGTTTTTATCAAGCTTGCAGGGTTACTGGTCGCAACACCACAGCCTGCAAAGAGGTGGACATTGATGGGACAACTGTCATCGAGGTGTCCCTTGATCCAAGCACCAACATGACACTAGC GGTGGACTGTGTTGGGATCTTAAAGCTCCGTAACGCTGACGTCGAGGCTCGTATTGGTGTGGCAGGATCGAAGAAGAAGAGCACTCGCGCTCGGCTGGTGTTTCGGGTCAATATCCCCCGTCCAGATGGATCAGTTCTCACACTACAGACTCCCTCACATCCAATCCTGTGTA CTCAGCCTGCAGGAGTTCCTGAAATCCTGAAGAAGTCACTACACAGTTGTTCAGTGAGAGGCGGCGAAGAGGTCTTTATCATTGGAAAAAACTTTCTGAAAGACACCAAAGTCATTTTTCAGGAGAAAGTCTCTG ATGAGAAATCGTGGAAGGCAGAGGCTGAGATTGACATGGAGCTGTTTCACCAG AATCACGTGATCGTGAAGGTGCCTCCGTACCAGAACCAATCCATCACctcttcagtgtgtgtggggaTCTATGTGGTGACAAATGCTGGGAGATCCCATGATGTTCAGCCCTTTACCTACACTCCAGATTCAG CAAAGAGTGATGTTCCTGTGAAGAAAGAGGTGCCTTCTCCAGTGAAGACTTGCTCAGTTGATGAACAAATTAAAG ATGGCGACTTGATGCCTCCGATGTTGCGTTTAGTGAAGAGAGAACATGTCACTCCGATGGAGGTCACCAGCAACATCCAATCTTCTGGTGTATTCAAG cagaCTAGTGACCTGTGCCCCCCACAGCAGAACCCAGACATGACTGCAGGCCacctaaataaaaacagaccATTCTCCAACAACCTGTCTCAGCCTGCAGGCGAACCCGACCAAAGCCAGCCTCCTGTTTTCCCCAACGCAGAGCCCTTAGGCACAATTCAGAAGCAGGACATGGCGGCCACCGGCTCCTTCTCTGTGCCCGTGGAATCTCTGCTCCAGCAAGGACCACGGCAGTTCCTCCTGGAGCCCATAGAGGGTCTCGGACAGGACAGGCTCGGCGACGGCTCTGGATCTGTGGGGAGTCTGTGTGGAGAACCTGCACCTCAACAGCAGCAACTGCCTCTTTTCCCCCCAGACGAAGTAgcccagctggaggaggcagTGAGGCAGCTTAAAGCCAAAGGGTTCTGTAACATGGACAACTCGATGGccaaacaccagcagcagcaccaccttcAGCACCAACAACGTATCCAGAAACAGCAAATTCAGCAGCAACAAATCCAGCAACAacagcttcagcagcagcaagcGTTGGAGACtttacagcagcagctgtttcagTCACAGATTCAGATGCAGTGTGGCATGTTTCAGGACGCCCCTCAGGCCAAGAACGCAGAGCAGCAGGGCCCGTCACAGGGGGTGGTGCCGAACCAAGGGACACTTTTTCAACAggcccaacaacaacagcagcagcagcaacaacaccaacagcagcagcagcagcaacagcaacaacaccaacagcagcagcagcagcagcagcagcaacaagcaGCTCTCTTTCAGCAGGCTAGTGAATTGCTCTCGATTCAGACCAACTTTCTCCAGCAGACCCCAGCACACCCTTCCCCACCCATGTTCCACAACCCCAGTTCTTTGGCTGAAACGCAAGATTCACAGGGAACTTTGTTCCAGAAAGCCTCTCAGGAGCAGGTCCAGGCCGCTCTCTTCCAAAACACCATGACAGTACTGCAGTCTCCGGACCAACAGCCATCCACCCCTGGACTTTTCCTCCCTCAGACATCCCTGTCTTCTCAGCTCGCAACCAGTAgtgctcaacaacaacaacagcagcagcagcagcagcaacaacaacagcagcagcagctggccttTCTCAGTGCTCTACAAGCGCCCGCCTCTGAACCACAATCTGTGTTTCAGGCTCAAACCCAGCTCCCCCCAATCCCACAGAGAAGCCCGATGGAGCAGCATCAGCCTTCCCAGCCTCAGCCCCACGCACAGCCGGCCCAGCAGGCCTCCCTGTTTCAGAACATGCCCCCACACCCGTCTGCGAACACGCTTTCAgccggccagcagcagcaggcgggcCTGCTGTTCTGCAACAACCCCCTGTCCGCTCCGGAACAGGCCTCCAGCCTGCTGTTCAGCAGCCAGGGCCAGATGCCACCGCTGACCAGCAGCAGCTTGGTCTCCCAAGAGCCCCCAAACACCTCTCTGCTCTTTTCCCAGGCAGGCATGGTGACAGTAAACCAGCAGGATCGTTCCGAGCCCATGGCCTTAGGAAACCCCGCCGATCCACGGCAGCGAGTCGTGATGTTTCAGGAGCAGCAGCCGATGCAGCTGGGCAGCAGCTCAAACAACCGGCAGGTGCAACCTGTGGGCCTCTATATGCCTCAGTCCAACATGGGCTCTCTGCAGGGGGCGCTGGCTACTCAGGAGCTCGCACAGTCCGCCATGTTTGCCTCACAGAACGGCGTGGCGAACCTCCAGACGACCACCTCCTCCCCCGTTCAACAGCCGGGGACTCTGTTTCAGACGGCTGTCAGTGGGAGCGTCAATCAGCCCAGCCAGCCTCAACAACCTGGCCTCTTCCTTTTTGGGATTCAGAACG AATGTGACCACCTGATGAACGCGCCGGGAAACACGCTGTCGGATCAGATTATTGCCATTAGCCAGTCTGGTCAGAACCAAAGAGAGAGTGAAGCGCACATCAAGGCTCTGCTCAACCAGTCCCTGTCTCAATCTGGGCCCGTGCCGAACAGCTTGGCCGCCTCTCAGAACATGGAGAAGATGGATGACCTGCTGGTCAGCTTGCAGGAGTCCGGCGGCAACTTAACTCGCTCGTACTAA